One stretch of Ptiloglossa arizonensis isolate GNS036 chromosome 7, iyPtiAriz1_principal, whole genome shotgun sequence DNA includes these proteins:
- the LOC143149618 gene encoding odorant receptor 13a-like, with protein sequence MMAKSTINRPLELSLRLFGIWPNSSYPILKGVIWTTLLLTFLVFQYWYCIIHIRSNSLIDLLDGLSIALSNTLVLLKLIVIWFHNRTFCDILAIMFEDWNNYATIGENKQIMINKATLSSRISNCLIGYFSLTFVLYSGITLASFDEDNSESVSKTKKLFIKMKLPFDVTTSLLYKVILIVQFVFESFIVLAAVTSIALIATLIFVRIPRSLKEEKERIICKILYYYCGLFQILHVGSQIEIFCQTLMEVSTNFGKEKSRKFITKVVCKHQRIIKMSKNIEVMFQYISLGQFLSNMVVIGFISFILAVSSKMEHGSVIIAKCVPYYIAINCEAFILCYTGEYLSAKGELINKVIYNFLWYELNPREARILLLVILRSQKQLKLTVGRFMTLSLQAFANMLKASASYVSVLLAIY encoded by the exons ATGATGGCAAAAAGTACAATCAATCGTCCACTTGAACTCAGCCTTCGTTTATTCGGTATCTGGCCAAATTCTTCGTATCCAATTTTAAAAGGTGTCATTTGGACAACACTGTTATTAACGTTTTTAGTGTTTCAATATTGGTATTGTATTATTCACATTAGATCGAATAGCTTGATCGACTTATTAGACGGTTTAAGTATTGCTTTATCGAATACACTCGTACTCCTGAAGCTGATTGTTATTTGGTTTCATAACCG AACATTTTGTGACATCCTGGCGATTATGTTCGAAGATTGGAATAATTATGCTACTATTGGTGAAAATAAACAGATAATGATAAATAAGGCCACTTTATCTTCTCGAATATCGAATTGTTTAATTGGCTACTTTTCGCTGACTTTCGTTCTATATTCAGGAATTACTTTGGCATCATTTGATGAAGATAACAGTGAGTCGGTGTCCaaaacgaaaaaattatttatcaaaatgAAATTGCCATTTGATGTCACAACTTCTCTACTTTATAAAGTTATTTTAATTGTACAGTTTGTATTCGAATCATTTATAGTTCTCGCAGCAGTGACGTCAATAGCATTGATAGCAACATTA ATTTTCGTGCGAATACCGCGTTCcttaaaagaagaaaaggaaag AAtcatttgcaaaattttatattactaCTGTGGACTATTTCAGATATTACACGTTGGTAgtcaaatagaaatattttgccAAACATTAATGGAAGTTTCTACtaattttggaaaagaaaaatcgagaaaattcaTAACGAAAGTTGTTTGTAAACATCAGAGAATTATAAAGATGTCCAAAAACATTGAAGTAATGTTTCAATACATTTCATTGggacaatttttatcgaatatggTGGTAATTggttttataagttttattcttGCAGTC TCTTCAAAAATGGAACACGGATCCGTAATAATAGCAAAATGCGTTCCCTATTATATTGCTATAAATTGTGAAGCATTCATTCTTTGTTACACCGGTGAATATCTTTCTGCAAAG GGCGAACTTATTAATAAAGTTATATATAACTTTCTTTGGTACGAATTAAATCCGAGAGAAGCTCGTATTCTATTGTTAGTAATACTGCGATCTCAAAAACAATTAAAACTCACAGTTGGACGATTTATGACCCTTTCGTTGCAGGCATTTGCTAAT